From Paenibacillus polymyxa, the proteins below share one genomic window:
- a CDS encoding extracellular solute-binding protein: MRVHSKKKLLSLLAATMVLGVGLVGCSGAGNDGNADSTAKTENVYKEKYNPEVTISTVWGVDPALKFKNGESIENNVATKWAKEKFGINIKSLWSVTDTNGAFATKLRLAMSSGQEMPDVVVLGTENEQLAQDMIDSGMFAEVGPLFDKYASDSWKQAMSQDTNVWNQYSRDGKKMGIPVLDFAYNHDYVLWVRQDWLDKLGMKAPETMDDLEKVMDAFKNKNPDGLAPDKVTPLSIGFKTSMNTWMGDPSWIFGAYGTLPQQWNKGANGSLEYGSVLPGMKPGLQKLSEWLKKGYIPQEAALWDENKTTEPTVAGTAGMIPGPYWMSGWPLQDTVKNAPSAVWKPIKIPAGPDNKAMRHGTQYTNGVVLINKQMQQPEAFFTYQNYLFDHYANAKPDGDLSNGLFKGYDYDLDANGKLVSIDKIPGGYVNSIRYLLVRDGARIPDAQMKALLSLADGAEPKTRLEKDVMVNYGKDTPAAAKVLMEQKDISMKDQFTGPTTPTMKAKKDYLDKIESQTFNEIIYGKQPISAFDTFVQTWKAAGGEQITNEVNEWYKSVEK; this comes from the coding sequence ATGCGAGTTCATTCGAAGAAAAAGCTATTGTCGTTGCTCGCCGCAACTATGGTATTAGGGGTTGGCCTTGTGGGCTGCTCAGGTGCAGGAAATGATGGGAATGCGGACAGTACAGCTAAAACTGAAAACGTATACAAAGAAAAATACAACCCAGAAGTTACAATATCCACGGTATGGGGTGTAGATCCCGCCTTAAAATTTAAAAATGGCGAATCTATCGAAAATAACGTTGCGACGAAATGGGCCAAAGAGAAATTTGGTATTAATATAAAATCACTCTGGTCTGTCACGGATACAAACGGTGCGTTTGCTACCAAGCTGCGGTTGGCGATGTCCTCTGGTCAGGAGATGCCTGATGTCGTTGTACTGGGAACGGAGAATGAGCAACTGGCCCAGGATATGATCGATTCCGGTATGTTCGCTGAAGTTGGCCCGTTGTTTGATAAATATGCTTCGGATTCTTGGAAGCAGGCCATGAGTCAGGATACGAATGTATGGAATCAGTATAGCCGGGATGGTAAAAAAATGGGTATCCCTGTGCTTGATTTCGCCTATAACCATGATTATGTATTGTGGGTACGACAAGATTGGTTGGATAAGCTGGGGATGAAGGCTCCTGAGACGATGGATGATCTGGAAAAAGTGATGGATGCCTTTAAAAATAAAAATCCGGACGGATTGGCTCCGGACAAAGTGACCCCGCTCAGCATCGGTTTCAAAACATCCATGAACACTTGGATGGGTGACCCATCCTGGATTTTCGGGGCTTATGGCACACTACCCCAGCAGTGGAACAAAGGTGCAAACGGCAGCTTGGAATATGGCTCTGTCCTGCCTGGCATGAAGCCGGGTCTGCAAAAACTGAGTGAGTGGCTCAAAAAAGGATATATCCCTCAGGAAGCAGCATTATGGGATGAAAATAAAACGACAGAACCTACAGTTGCAGGGACAGCCGGGATGATTCCTGGGCCATATTGGATGAGCGGATGGCCGCTTCAAGATACGGTTAAAAATGCGCCGAGTGCTGTATGGAAGCCGATCAAGATTCCAGCCGGACCTGACAACAAAGCTATGCGCCATGGAACGCAGTACACCAATGGTGTCGTACTCATCAACAAACAAATGCAGCAACCTGAAGCCTTCTTCACATATCAAAATTACTTGTTTGATCATTATGCAAATGCCAAACCGGACGGTGATTTGTCGAATGGGCTGTTTAAGGGCTACGATTATGATTTAGATGCCAATGGAAAGCTGGTGTCTATTGATAAAATACCGGGTGGTTATGTAAACTCTATTCGTTATTTGCTGGTTCGTGATGGTGCACGTATCCCTGATGCCCAAATGAAGGCTTTGTTAAGCTTGGCTGACGGTGCAGAACCGAAAACCAGACTGGAGAAAGATGTAATGGTGAATTACGGGAAAGACACTCCCGCAGCGGCCAAAGTGCTTATGGAACAAAAGGATATCTCTATGAAAGATCAGTTTACAGGACCAACCACGCCAACGATGAAGGCTAAAAAGGATTATCTCGATAAGATTGAAAGCCAGACGTTCAATGAAATTATTTATGGCAAACAGCCGATTTCCGCTTTTGATACCTTTGTACAGACGTGGAAAGCCGCTGGTGGCGAACAAATTACAAATGAAGTAAACGAATGGTATAAGAGCGTCGAAAAGTAA
- a CDS encoding ABC transporter permease, translating to MRSLQRTWPFHIMLLPAIIFLIVFSYIPMGGIVMAFQNYKPWLGITGSEWVGLDNFRFLFQREDSLQVVWNTLIIAVLKMFFNLLVPFVFAILLNEIRKVGLQRSIQTLVYLPHFLSWVILGGILIDLLATDGFMNRILGSIGIQPIFFLGDNNWFRFTVIVSDIWKEFGYNTIVFLAALAGINPSLYEASEMDGASRWRQTLHITVPSLIPMVVVVGTLALGNVLNAGFDQIFNLYNPLVYQKGDIIDTFVYRTALINGEMGFATAIGLFKSVISMILILISYRLAYKWAGYRIF from the coding sequence ATGAGAAGTCTGCAACGTACGTGGCCATTTCATATCATGCTGCTGCCAGCCATCATTTTCTTAATTGTATTCAGCTACATTCCAATGGGCGGCATCGTGATGGCCTTTCAAAATTACAAACCTTGGCTAGGCATAACTGGTTCTGAATGGGTTGGACTGGATAATTTCCGCTTTTTGTTCCAACGGGAGGACAGTCTTCAGGTCGTATGGAATACGCTGATTATTGCTGTGTTAAAGATGTTTTTCAATCTGCTGGTTCCGTTTGTATTTGCTATACTGCTGAATGAAATTCGCAAGGTCGGACTTCAGCGCTCCATTCAGACATTGGTGTATCTGCCACATTTTCTGTCCTGGGTAATCTTGGGTGGAATACTGATTGATCTGTTGGCTACTGACGGATTTATGAACCGGATTCTTGGAAGTATAGGAATCCAGCCTATCTTCTTTCTGGGAGATAACAACTGGTTTCGTTTTACCGTCATTGTATCGGACATATGGAAAGAGTTTGGCTACAATACCATCGTATTCCTCGCTGCACTGGCGGGTATCAATCCTTCGTTGTATGAGGCTTCTGAAATGGATGGAGCGAGCCGATGGAGACAGACGCTGCACATTACTGTACCATCATTGATTCCGATGGTGGTCGTTGTTGGGACGCTTGCCCTTGGTAATGTTCTGAATGCTGGTTTTGACCAGATTTTCAACCTTTATAATCCGCTGGTATACCAAAAAGGCGATATTATTGACACATTCGTCTACCGGACAGCATTGATCAATGGGGAGATGGGCTTTGCTACCGCCATTGGGTTGTTCAAATCCGTTATCAGTATGATTCTCATTCTGATATCTTATCGGCTTGCTTACAAATGGGCAGGTTACCGCATATTCTGA
- a CDS encoding carbohydrate ABC transporter permease: MYHKTTPYRIFNVFNICLLVILSIMCIVPLIHVLAVSFSAKSAADANLVGLWPVQFSLEAYKKTMNNPIFLHSIWISVCRTVLGTGLTLLITFLAAYPLSKETTVFRSRNIYSWLFVFSMIFNGGLVPFYMVIQKIHLMDSFWVLVLPGAVNTFLVILMLNFFRGIPKEMEEAALIDGAGHFRTLFSIFLPISMPSIATIALFSMVFHWNSWFDGLLYLSNAKDYPLATFLQTVIIQKDMSSMSMSPKEMELLSQTTVNAAQIFIGAAPILIVYPFLQKYFVKGMTLGSVKE; this comes from the coding sequence ATGTATCATAAAACAACGCCATACCGCATTTTTAATGTGTTCAACATTTGCTTGCTTGTGATATTGTCTATCATGTGTATTGTTCCACTGATTCATGTGTTGGCGGTATCGTTTAGTGCTAAATCAGCAGCAGATGCTAATCTGGTTGGACTGTGGCCAGTGCAATTTTCATTAGAAGCCTATAAGAAAACGATGAATAACCCAATTTTCCTGCACTCCATCTGGATTTCCGTCTGTCGAACTGTCTTGGGAACCGGATTGACGCTGCTGATTACCTTTTTAGCTGCTTATCCGCTTTCGAAGGAAACCACGGTGTTCCGTAGTCGCAACATTTATTCATGGCTGTTTGTATTTAGTATGATTTTTAACGGTGGTCTGGTTCCATTCTATATGGTTATTCAAAAGATTCATCTTATGGACAGCTTCTGGGTACTTGTTTTGCCAGGAGCCGTCAATACATTTCTGGTCATTCTTATGCTGAACTTTTTCAGAGGTATCCCCAAAGAGATGGAAGAGGCGGCATTGATCGACGGAGCAGGGCATTTTCGGACATTGTTTAGTATTTTCTTACCGATATCCATGCCTTCCATTGCGACGATTGCGCTGTTCAGTATGGTATTTCATTGGAACTCATGGTTTGATGGTCTGCTCTATTTGAGCAATGCAAAGGATTATCCGCTGGCGACGTTCCTGCAAACTGTAATTATACAGAAGGATATGAGTTCCATGAGCATGAGTCCCAAAGAGATGGAATTACTGTCTCAGACGACGGTTAATGCAGCACAAATTTTCATTGGTGCAGCGCCTATTCTTATTGTATATCCATTTTTACAAAAGTATTTTGTTAAAGGTATGACGTTAGGTTCCGTCAAAGAGTAA
- a CDS encoding beta-galactosidase, translating into MTYPNITKYPPISERVPRMLHGADYNPEQWQQYPEVLAEDIRLMKLAKCNVMSVGIFSWVSLEPEEGIFTFEWLDRILDSFAENGIYAFLATPSGARPAWMSQKYPEVLRVGVNRVRNLHGFRHNHCYTSPVYREKVRIMNTKLAERYANHPAVIGWHISNEFGGDCHCDYCQEAFRTWVQDKYGTLDQLNHSWWTTFWSHTVTDWSQVESPAPHGETQVHAMNLDWRRFVTEQTADFIKHEIVPLKAANPDIPVTTNLMEFFEGLNYWKFADLLDVISWDSYPTWHDREGDDSKQAARVAMMHDIIRSIKGGKPWMLMESTPSLTNWQDVSKLKRPGMHLLSSLQAVAHGSDTVQYFQWRKSRGSSEKLHGAVVDHVGHEHTRVFEDVTDVGHALEKLEEVIGTSVPAEAAVIFDWENRWGINDSQGPRNKGVKYEETAEAHYLALWEQGVPVDVIHMDADFSKYKLLVAPMLYMVRSGVGERIQKFVENGGIFVATYWSGIVDEHDLCFLGGFPGPLRKTLGIWSEEIDGLHDHDRNYIIPIEGNELDLREEYEAVELCDLIHTEGAEVLAKYGTDFYAGRPALTVNRLGQGKAYYIASRNTGLFHSHFYKSLIDEAGLSKALDVQLPHGVNTAIRTDGVHDYIFVMNFTHEPQEITLDGRTYTDMLENLVVADSSVQLGAYAVKVLKTARNN; encoded by the coding sequence GTGACATATCCAAACATAACCAAGTACCCTCCCATTAGTGAGCGAGTTCCGCGTATGCTGCATGGAGCAGACTATAACCCGGAGCAATGGCAGCAATATCCCGAGGTGTTAGCGGAGGATATCCGCTTGATGAAACTAGCCAAATGCAACGTAATGTCTGTCGGCATTTTCTCATGGGTATCCTTGGAGCCTGAGGAAGGTATATTTACGTTTGAATGGCTGGATCGTATACTGGATTCGTTTGCTGAGAACGGAATCTATGCGTTTTTGGCCACTCCGAGCGGAGCAAGACCAGCCTGGATGTCGCAAAAATATCCCGAGGTGCTGCGTGTAGGGGTTAACCGTGTCCGTAACTTGCACGGGTTTCGACATAACCACTGTTATACGTCGCCTGTATACCGGGAAAAAGTACGTATCATGAATACGAAGCTGGCTGAGCGATATGCTAATCATCCTGCTGTTATTGGCTGGCACATTTCCAATGAATTTGGTGGAGACTGTCACTGTGATTATTGTCAGGAGGCTTTTCGCACTTGGGTGCAGGATAAATATGGTACGCTGGATCAGCTTAATCATTCATGGTGGACAACATTTTGGAGTCATACAGTTACAGATTGGAGCCAAGTCGAATCTCCAGCACCTCATGGTGAAACGCAGGTTCATGCCATGAATTTGGACTGGAGACGATTTGTAACCGAACAGACCGCAGATTTTATCAAGCATGAGATTGTGCCGCTTAAGGCTGCAAATCCGGACATTCCAGTCACAACCAATTTAATGGAGTTTTTCGAAGGATTGAATTACTGGAAGTTTGCTGATCTGCTCGATGTTATATCCTGGGATAGTTATCCGACCTGGCATGACCGTGAAGGAGATGATAGCAAGCAGGCTGCAAGAGTGGCAATGATGCACGATATTATTCGCTCCATTAAAGGTGGGAAGCCTTGGATGCTCATGGAAAGTACGCCAAGTTTGACAAACTGGCAAGACGTTAGCAAGCTGAAGCGACCGGGCATGCATCTGCTATCATCTTTACAGGCTGTGGCGCACGGCTCAGACACCGTTCAATATTTTCAGTGGCGGAAAAGTCGCGGTTCGAGTGAAAAGCTGCATGGTGCAGTCGTCGATCATGTAGGACACGAGCATACTCGGGTATTCGAGGATGTGACAGATGTCGGTCATGCGCTGGAAAAACTGGAAGAGGTGATCGGTACATCCGTACCGGCTGAGGCCGCAGTCATTTTTGATTGGGAGAACCGTTGGGGAATCAACGATTCACAGGGGCCGCGGAACAAAGGCGTGAAATATGAGGAGACAGCTGAAGCACATTATTTGGCATTGTGGGAGCAGGGAGTGCCAGTAGATGTCATTCATATGGATGCAGATTTCTCCAAATATAAACTTTTGGTCGCTCCGATGTTGTATATGGTCCGCAGCGGTGTAGGGGAGCGCATACAGAAGTTTGTCGAAAATGGCGGCATTTTCGTAGCAACCTATTGGTCTGGCATCGTGGATGAACATGATTTGTGTTTCCTTGGAGGCTTTCCAGGGCCGCTTCGTAAGACGCTGGGAATCTGGTCGGAAGAAATTGATGGATTACATGATCACGATCGTAACTACATTATACCTATTGAAGGCAATGAGTTGGATCTACGGGAGGAGTATGAAGCTGTAGAATTGTGCGATCTCATTCATACGGAGGGTGCAGAGGTACTGGCTAAGTACGGGACAGACTTTTATGCAGGACGTCCAGCTTTGACGGTGAACCGTTTGGGACAGGGAAAAGCTTATTACATCGCATCACGCAACACCGGACTATTCCATAGTCATTTTTACAAGAGTTTAATTGATGAGGCAGGTCTCAGTAAAGCACTCGATGTGCAGTTGCCACATGGAGTGAACACAGCGATTCGTACCGATGGAGTTCATGATTATATTTTTGTAATGAATTTTACGCATGAGCCGCAAGAGATTACACTGGATGGACGAACTTATACGGATATGCTTGAAAATCTTGTGGTAGCAGACAGCAGCGTTCAATTGGGTGCCTATGCTGTTAAGGTTCTAAAGACAGCGCGCAATAATTAG
- a CDS encoding glycoside hydrolase family 53 protein, with the protein MKTGKRTMVFAMLILLSSFLYPLGSVGVGAASAAPAFAKGADISWVAGMEAQGMTWKDKKGVRRDVLQILRDDYQINSVRIRVWVNPDMKDYASGYMNAEKAAELAQRAQKLGMSVMLTLHYSDSWADPGQQNKPYAWRNFTFTQLMDAVWSHTVYVMNTMKSKGVTPDWVQIGNETNNGMLWDDGKASVNMKNYAWLVNTGNNAVKSVSNSTKTIVHLANGDNSSVLNWNIGGLIENGAQFDLIGLSLYPSSSDWQGKVDQTITNANSLIAKYGKGIVISEIGMEYNEPAASKAFISAIKTKVRSIGGGKGVGVFYWEPAATPGYNQGYNKGAWQADGKPTSALEGFLN; encoded by the coding sequence ATGAAAACAGGTAAACGTACTATGGTATTTGCGATGTTGATCTTGTTATCCAGCTTTTTGTACCCATTGGGCTCTGTGGGAGTGGGTGCGGCTTCGGCCGCCCCTGCTTTCGCCAAAGGAGCAGATATAAGCTGGGTCGCAGGGATGGAAGCCCAAGGTATGACCTGGAAGGATAAAAAAGGGGTTCGCCGGGATGTGCTGCAAATTTTACGGGACGATTATCAGATCAATTCGGTTCGTATTCGAGTGTGGGTAAATCCTGACATGAAGGATTATGCAAGCGGATACATGAATGCCGAGAAGGCAGCAGAACTTGCGCAGCGAGCTCAAAAGTTAGGCATGAGCGTTATGCTGACCCTGCATTATAGCGATTCATGGGCTGACCCAGGACAGCAGAATAAGCCTTACGCATGGCGCAATTTTACATTTACACAACTTATGGATGCGGTCTGGTCCCATACCGTCTATGTTATGAACACGATGAAGAGCAAGGGTGTGACACCGGATTGGGTGCAAATCGGCAATGAAACGAACAATGGCATGCTCTGGGATGACGGCAAAGCCTCAGTGAATATGAAAAACTATGCGTGGCTCGTCAATACAGGGAATAACGCTGTTAAATCCGTAAGCAACAGCACCAAGACGATCGTACATTTAGCTAATGGGGATAACAGTTCCGTTTTGAACTGGAACATTGGTGGACTGATTGAAAATGGAGCTCAGTTTGACCTTATTGGACTGTCTTTATATCCGTCTTCCTCTGACTGGCAGGGTAAGGTGGATCAGACGATTACCAATGCCAATAGCCTCATTGCGAAATATGGTAAAGGCATTGTTATCAGTGAAATCGGGATGGAATATAATGAACCTGCTGCTTCCAAGGCATTTATTTCTGCAATCAAAACGAAGGTTCGGAGTATCGGAGGCGGTAAAGGCGTGGGCGTATTTTATTGGGAGCCAGCTGCAACCCCAGGTTATAATCAAGGCTATAACAAAGGTGCTTGGCAGGCTGATGGTAAGCCAACCTCAGCGTTGGAAGGCTTTTTAAACTAA
- a CDS encoding methyl-accepting chemotaxis protein, with translation MKNLKWSTMSFFGKNLLISFLNIVLIGAILITSSYILQKNILTTQLQDQVKVLTKKWAEDVDKTKVQQALSEKDYNGSVQQELRKFLDSIHTFYPNVAQAYIFGTELKEGNQTSIIGVPTNLVQAFQDSKMNIGDMYTLPDENAEAVNKVLQSNESALSSFYTDEYGTWTTIVYPITDASGKVTSAIYFDVDASSVPTGLHKLLVYGVSLLILFLAIFLTIQYLLVKRTLSPIRSLMKGIEEVSEGNLNVKIKTGLDDLGIINQKFNSMIKRLNDTMVKVQDTTQEVTGSAQELLSISEKNSTNTNVINSNIREITQGLEAQDHAALESSRAMNEMSTVIQTIAESSSSVADQAYSMEKRSVEGNQVAQKLSTQMDSISTTMESTVDSVNALQNRSNEISNIVSIITGIASQTNLLALNASIEAARVGEEGKGFAVVAGEVRNLAEQSQESAKQIAELIEEIQKEIEQTVKGISLGTKEVHVGLEVTKQTGEMFSEILEASNKVSSQIQEVSSATEQISASTQEMSATSDELSSTVSKTVNSSKQIEQTIGEQTESMASIVQASDKLTLMSGELEELISFFKVNREV, from the coding sequence GTGAAAAACTTGAAGTGGAGCACTATGTCCTTTTTTGGTAAAAATCTATTAATATCTTTTCTTAACATCGTATTAATAGGTGCTATTCTTATCACATCTAGCTATATACTTCAAAAGAACATTCTCACCACGCAGCTGCAAGATCAGGTTAAAGTGCTGACCAAAAAATGGGCAGAAGATGTTGACAAAACAAAAGTACAACAAGCATTAAGCGAAAAAGATTATAACGGTTCTGTTCAACAGGAATTACGTAAATTTCTAGATTCTATTCACACATTTTATCCTAATGTCGCCCAAGCTTACATATTTGGGACAGAACTAAAAGAAGGAAATCAAACCTCCATTATTGGCGTTCCCACTAATTTGGTTCAAGCTTTCCAAGACTCGAAGATGAATATTGGGGATATGTACACTCTGCCTGACGAAAATGCAGAAGCCGTAAATAAGGTGCTTCAATCCAATGAATCAGCATTGAGCAGCTTTTATACGGACGAATATGGCACATGGACTACGATTGTTTACCCGATTACAGACGCAAGTGGTAAAGTCACAAGTGCAATTTACTTTGACGTAGATGCGAGCTCTGTACCTACAGGTCTTCATAAGCTGCTTGTATATGGTGTTTCACTGCTCATTCTGTTTCTTGCTATCTTCTTGACGATTCAATACTTGCTGGTAAAACGCACGCTCTCCCCAATTCGTTCCTTGATGAAGGGAATTGAAGAAGTCAGCGAGGGTAATCTGAATGTGAAAATTAAGACAGGACTAGACGACCTTGGTATTATTAATCAAAAATTTAATTCTATGATCAAGCGCCTTAACGATACAATGGTGAAAGTACAGGATACGACGCAAGAAGTAACGGGATCAGCCCAGGAATTGTTAAGCATCAGCGAGAAAAACAGTACGAATACAAACGTCATTAACAGCAATATCCGGGAAATAACCCAGGGGCTTGAGGCTCAGGATCACGCAGCACTTGAAAGCTCCAGGGCTATGAATGAAATGTCTACAGTGATCCAAACCATCGCTGAAAGCTCCTCTTCTGTTGCGGATCAAGCTTATTCCATGGAAAAGCGCTCCGTTGAAGGCAATCAGGTAGCTCAAAAGCTATCCACTCAGATGGACTCTATCTCCACTACAATGGAAAGTACAGTTGATTCCGTTAATGCATTGCAGAACCGTTCTAACGAAATCAGTAATATTGTAAGCATCATTACCGGTATTGCCAGCCAAACGAATCTGCTTGCTCTCAACGCTTCGATTGAAGCTGCCAGAGTCGGCGAAGAAGGCAAAGGTTTTGCAGTAGTAGCTGGAGAAGTGCGTAATTTGGCTGAACAGTCTCAAGAATCCGCCAAACAAATTGCAGAGCTTATTGAAGAAATTCAAAAAGAGATTGAACAAACTGTAAAAGGCATTAGCCTGGGTACAAAAGAAGTTCACGTCGGACTGGAAGTTACGAAGCAGACAGGCGAAATGTTCTCTGAAATTTTAGAAGCGTCCAACAAAGTGTCGTCACAAATCCAGGAGGTATCCAGTGCAACTGAGCAAATCTCGGCCAGCACGCAGGAAATGTCAGCTACCTCGGACGAGTTGTCTTCCACAGTTAGCAAAACAGTCAACAGCAGCAAACAAATTGAACAAACCATTGGGGAACAGACAGAGTCTATGGCTTCGATTGTCCAAGCTTCGGACAAGCTTACATTGATGTCCGGGGAGCTGGAAGAGCTTATTTCATTCTTCAAGGTAAACCGGGAAGTCTAA
- a CDS encoding AEC family transporter, whose protein sequence is MATGHIFIILIPIFFVILIGYFAGFFKAFNPASSKGLNTLVTKFALPAHLFIGITTTPRETLIQKWPFLVALLLGVIGFYIVLLILYRLIAKKGLTESSMFALNSTQPSFAFMGIPVLGSLFGSAAVAIPIAITGIVVNAILDPLASILGTVGQRKSTESNDTKGNLFTVTIKSVLHGLSEPLACVPLIGVVLTLCGFQAPKLLQSMFDQIGNITAGTALFAIGVTIGIKKITFSPKALSIAVLKAIVMPMVMLGIAVLIGLSPEDVTKAVLLVAFPGSAVAAMIATRYESLETEAASAFVISSVLSLISLPLLISLLV, encoded by the coding sequence ATGGCTACAGGTCATATCTTTATTATCTTAATTCCTATTTTCTTTGTCATTTTAATTGGTTATTTTGCAGGTTTTTTTAAGGCTTTTAACCCAGCTTCATCTAAGGGATTAAATACACTGGTAACCAAATTCGCTTTACCTGCACACTTGTTTATTGGTATTACGACGACACCAAGAGAGACGTTAATCCAAAAGTGGCCCTTTCTTGTTGCATTGCTGCTTGGAGTGATCGGCTTTTACATTGTATTGCTCATCTTATATCGCTTAATTGCAAAAAAAGGTCTGACAGAATCCTCCATGTTCGCATTGAATTCAACACAGCCTTCTTTCGCATTCATGGGGATTCCGGTTTTGGGAAGCTTGTTCGGAAGTGCGGCGGTCGCCATTCCTATTGCGATTACCGGCATCGTCGTTAATGCGATTCTTGATCCGCTTGCAAGTATTTTGGGAACGGTCGGCCAGCGTAAATCAACAGAATCTAACGACACTAAAGGCAATTTATTTACAGTCACTATAAAATCTGTCCTTCATGGACTCAGCGAACCGCTGGCTTGCGTACCCTTGATTGGTGTTGTATTGACTTTATGCGGATTCCAAGCTCCGAAGCTTTTGCAATCCATGTTTGATCAGATCGGCAATATTACTGCTGGTACGGCTCTATTTGCTATTGGGGTAACTATTGGGATTAAAAAGATTACGTTCAGTCCAAAAGCACTTAGTATCGCTGTACTGAAAGCGATCGTGATGCCTATGGTTATGCTCGGTATTGCTGTTCTGATCGGACTGTCCCCTGAGGATGTAACCAAAGCCGTACTGCTTGTCGCATTTCCCGGCTCTGCTGTAGCCGCTATGATCGCGACCCGCTATGAATCACTGGAAACAGAAGCGGCATCTGCATTTGTTATAAGCTCAGTATTATCGCTTATTTCGCTCCCTCTGCTCATTTCACTACTTGTATAA